A window of Castanea sativa cultivar Marrone di Chiusa Pesio chromosome 8, ASM4071231v1 genomic DNA:
ATGTAAATGAAAGGCGTACATAGTTTCTCCTACACTTGTGTGCTATGAGTTGTACCGCAACATATTCATATGTAATAGCACTCTAGTTTGTTCAAGAGTAGCCATATAAGGTCATCACCAAAAATTGGATTAGCCAACCATCAAAATAAGTAATACCTGTTTAGTCCAGCAACAAAATACCAGATTATATGGGAATCACAATCTGATAAGCAATAGTCAATCCAGAAAATAATTGCATTCGTTCAAggaaaaagttataaaaactgGATGGTTGGGGTTATCCAATAACTTTCAAGGAAAGCTCCAAAGTTTCATGTGGAGCATCATGGTGACAATTTCCATAtaattaacatttaaatattCAATCAGAAACTAACTATTACTAACGTACACAGAGCACAGAACCGATATTAGTACCTTTTATCACCAATTTGATTCCAGAACCGATTGCTTTCATATGTGAGAGATGGATCTTTCTCCAGTAGCTTTGCCAGTAGGCCACTTTTGTAATTCTCAAAGGAATCTTCATCAAGACCATCCTGCAATGCAGATATATTTTCAGATACaattctacttttttttccttcccttttatGGTAAGTTCTTCATGCAATCTGTTGATGATGTGGCATCAGTTATCATTTTGAGAGGCAAGGAGCTTTTAGTGACAACAATTTCTCTTTCTTAGCAATCCCAACTTCAacatcccccctccccccccccccccccggcacCACcacccaaaccaaaaaaaaacactcgTTTTCCACATTCTTTAAAAGAGAGGTGTCTATTTAGCTTGCTAAAGTTAATTGGCGCttttaaatacataaaatcttACACACACAATTTTAAGCATTTAGGAACTAATTTAGAAAAGGGACTGACTACAATAATCCAACTCTTCATAGAGTTAACACTAAGCAGGGATCCTTAAAaaacaaatgattaaaaaagaaaatcacaagGCTCTCTGTtgagaaattttaaaaagagcCCTGTCAATTACAGAAGCATGTGTTCTGCAAAATTGAGAGTACATAAACTACAGTCTTGAAGAAGATGTCAAAATTTCCAGTCATAATCTGAGTGCCAGGAATATCATTCCAACAGCATAGATTTCCTATTTTTCTTTGAGGCCATTGTCATACATTAACCATTCAAAAGAAGGATGttgaaaatttagaatataataGTATTTGTCAGAATAAGAAATTCTTGTGCCCAGAAGATCTATCACTAGAGTCCACAGATATCATTTCTACAGTGGACCACCCCTCCCTCTGAACAGAAAATGTTAGGGACTTGGAAGCATACATTTAAGCACACAATAGATGGAAGCTATGCAGCATTTCAAAGGAATGAACTTGAACTGCTTACCAGTAATTCTTCCAGGCTATTAATGAAGTTTTCAACTCTCCCTTGCAAATAGATTGGGCTGTACTCAGAAGATTGAACGACGAAACAATACCCAAAAACACGGTATGTTACTCGTGGACTACATTCAACAACATAACCAAGCTGCTCCTTTGTCCTATAGTCAGGTATAGTTGAAGAATTTTGAGAATGTATTCACACAccacaaccaaaaaagaaaaaaaagaaaaaaaaatcagccaaTTTAAACCCCTGAAAAAGCTTGGTTCCATTTATTCAAAGTTTTTTCCAATTAATGCTAAGTCCATAACATGGAATATAAATCTCTAATACTAGCAGGCCTTCAATGCAATGTTGTGAACCTTCTTTAACCCAATCAAAGAGATTATTCAGCAGAGGAGAGACATCAATGGCCAGGCacaaccataaaataaataataataataataataataataaaaagaataataataataataataaaacttcaTATAAcccctccccccacccccccaaaaaaaggataaaatgtGGCAGAATTTTTCCTACTGTCTGTTCAGGTCAATTATTGGTATGGAAAAATGCAGATAACAAAATACGTAAAGCTCCCCccaccccacaaaaaaaaaaggtactacTTTCAGCCTGCAATTACCTCAGCTGATTGAAAAGCGGTTCTTCCACAATTTCATCAAAAAGGTCTAACAAAGCCTTCAATTTGATTGATTCCATCCCAATCTCCTGCTCGATTTGAAAATAAAGCTGCAATGCAAAATCAATCAAGAATaggtaacacaaaaaaaaaaaaaggaaaaaagttgtCAGAGGAGACCAATAAAAGATATAAGACTTGAAGGAAACATAGATGCAATACCAAAATATCAAGTTTCAGTTACCTCGACTACAGAGTTTTTCTCCAACTTATTCTTTACACCGACATCTCTAACAAGGTTGGCACCAGAGGGAAGATCAATAATATGCTCTTGATGCCTCATTTCAATTGGGAGCGGTGGCACAGAGAAGTTGGTTTTAAAGATGTGTGATATGCTGattgcttcttcttctaatAGATTGCCATGGCAAAGGCCCTCAATGTATAGCTGTAGAACATGCATGCCAGAATAAGTGAAATTCTTATAGCAAAACTAGAGTAATAGAGAAACCACAATTAATCTACTTGGTCAACTTATTGCCATTGTACTCAAAACTTATTCAACTAGCAGGAGGGCAATATTGAGTATCAAGAACTCGGGGAAAAAACCCTACAGCACTATACTAACACAAAAATCTAACATTGCATATATTTTGTGGACCTGGGAACGAAGCTCAGGGATAAACGCCTCCAAATCAGCAAGGTACAAGTCATTTAGAAAGCATAGCTTCTCATCTACATCATAGAAACTCTTGCACAGCACTTGCAATCTCAAGTGTGATGAATGACTTAGAGGCTTCATGTTGGTGTTTCTTAAAGTTCTCTTCATATCTTCTTTGATAACCTATTAAAGTCCGTGTCAGTTGATCACAAACAAGCCAGAAACCAGCAAAAAATCCCAACTAAATGCAAAATCACACCAAACCCAGACATTTCAGCTGAAAAAATATGCAAAGCTACTTTTATATCTACCTCAAAACGATCATCAGTTGGCAAAAAAGATTTGGCTACTGCCAAAACTTTAGATAAGAGAACTGGAAGCTTATCATTGAATCCATAGACCTTTAGTTCCAGCTTATCACTGAAGAGAGATACAGTAGTTTCTAACTTGGCAACACTGGCCTGCAGATATGAAAATGAAGATTCTCGTCATGTAAAGAGCTAGAATGTCACACATTTGAAAGACGTCCGTGATGAGAAATAAAGATGTtaattgagaaggaaaaaaaaacctctgCTGATGACAAGTAACCTCTGCCATCCAGGCTTTCAAAAAAAGGTATAATAGCTCTTAGAACTAAAACACAGAATAACAGGTGCTACCAGAACCATTAAGTGGTATaacaacttttcaaaaaaaataaaaatactgcAGAGAGAAACATAAGACACTCTTGAAAACATATCTAGAATATTTCAATCAACAAAAGACATCTTTGGATTTTTCAAGTCCATGCAGTGAGCCACTAGAGTAATCAGCTCTACAATAGACACAAGTTTCACAACAGATAGATCAAAGCTTGATGAAATGCATACAGTTTTTTTTCCATGGAACAAATCTGACACAGACAAATCAGTCATCGGTAAGCACAAGagaatcattatttttttaagatgagTGATTAACCTGATATACAATCTCATTCATCTCATCTTTTAGAAGGTGAATAAACAATTCTGTCAAGAGATAATTCTTCACATTATCGTATCCCCCCTTCAAATTTATGCGGAAGTATGTATTTGCACGAGGAAGTTTGAAAGTTCTATCAAGCTTGTACCAGAACTTCATTAGTGGTTCATCAAGTATGCATCTTGGAGTCAATTCATTTACAGGACCATTACATGTACTATAAGCACGAACTGAAAAATCACAGGGAATGAACTCATTCTTTGAAGGCAGatgcaataaaaaatcaatttctgGAGGATCCCTCCACAACTCCATCAAAGATGGAGAAATATCTTCCTCAGCATAGCGTGACCCAAACCAAGGCTCATTTTGGGAATCTGGAACAGTAAAACGAATAGGAGAGAATGTTATTAGCTCATCATTCCCATTAAAGTACAACTTCCTGCATCAGCTATTTGAATGCAATGAATAATTTACTTCTAACTGAAGTCTACTATTAACTATGCAACTAAATATATAAATGGCAGAAGAGATAGAGTATGTATGAAACattctcattcataaaaaaatgaaagaactaTCAAAAGCACTTACATGAGACTCTTATCACcctttttacaaatatatatctcataaaaggaaaatcaaagttcaaaatatggtaaaatataattatattgagAAGTAGACCAAAAGAATGTACCTTGAGACATAAAGGACTTTGATATCACATCTATCCTCATGTTTTCTGGTGTGAAGAAACCAAGAAGATATTTGACCATTTCCTCATCCCATATCTTGTGCACATAGTCCCCATAAATAACATGCTCTGCTGGATATATATGTAAATTCTCTGCATTTTATGGGACAATAAAATTCAGAAAGTGGGAACAAGTGCACCAACAAAAAGCAGTGACAATGGAATAAGAAACTAGCCACATATTCAAAGATCCAATACTCCATAAAGAACCATATGCCAGTAACAATAACAGAAGAAAAACCTGCAAGCTCTGCAGCATAATCATCCTGTGGTTGCTCCTCAGCAAATCTAAATTCCATGTTCCCAATATCCTGGAGTTCCCTAAATATCCATTCTTGTGGTGCAACTTGACGTAACAACTTAAGGTACTGATATACAAAGCCAATGATATCGAAAATCTGCAAAATAAGCACAAACCTATAGTAAAAGAAAAGTAACAACGCTGAAGCAAATTTTGGTTCACATAATATCTTTAGCACTGAAGTGATACTTTTAATAACCTTGTAATTAAGTAAGTTTTTATGATTCAGCACATTCCTTAACTGCCACTAGGAAAGCAAAGCCAAAACTGAATTTGATTTCCAATCAAGAAACATTCAGATAAGGAGTAATAAATGTTATCTTCTTCAAAAACTGAAAAGGATCTGACgaagataaaaaaaacactacCTTTTCCAGGCCAGAGTCTGTGAGGTGCATGGACATGCCAAAGATATAAGCTATAGATGAACGGTGCATTCCTTCATCCCCAACACCCGCAGATAGAGATGTTATCCATCCTCTGGACTTTAGAATGGAATGCAAGCTTCCTCTGCCCTCTGAAAAGGTCACAACACATGCTCAGAATTAAAAATGAAGCCAAGAAACATGTGGCTATAatttttctattcaataattTCATCAATTCATTGTGCTATGCAAGTGAGTATAGCAATTTTAGTGCTTCTTTCCAGTGCTTCCCTCACCCCCACCCCTCTTTGCTCTGCTTATGTTCCATGCAGATGGGGTAACTCCAACAAAGTTCTATTAAAACTTTGGGATAAGTTGACAGATGTCCTTAGGGAATTGATTTaagaactatttttagaaacattttatgggaaaagaacaAAGTAACTAACTAGCTTTTATAATTCCCATGAAAGTGAAGTATTataactttcctaaaatggtcaattaaaaaatgccatAAGGGCACCCATTAACATGACCCTATAACTTTTCTAATCAATAAATCAATTTTCCTTATGTAGACTAACCAGTCATACCATCTTGTTGGTCCTCTATTCCACTATGGGATATCCCCAAATATGGTCCTCTTTGAAAAATCAATGGACATCAtgttaattattttcttaacttacactttactttatttcaaaagtcaatacttcttttatttgaatttaaattataagtataaaatggaaaattttacttttttatttaaaacacaATGTATTAGATGatattcccttaaaaagttGGATGTTCTAAGCAGAACCAACAATAAGGGGCAGGGGGAGTAGTAACCAACACTACATCACAATACATATCCAGAAGCTTAATGTATAAATCAAAGCACATTTAGGACAAACTACATTCACTAACGGAAGGATATTATCAAATGAATGAAAAAGGAGCTCCTTTATAATCTTCATAACAATTGCACCATTATAAGAGAAGCACTACAGAGTGTTATCAATCATCAAACTACGCATCAAGGACAGTAAGCATTCCCATCTTTCACTTTACTCCTatatttacacacacaaaaaggcTCGTACTCAATGCACAAAACTCACTTTTGTGGAGTTTAAGAAACGCAACCGGTATGCAACCTTgtccaaattttttgaaaaggcatatttacacacacacatacaagtATTGATAAATGTATGTATTTATATGTGGGTGTGTGCACGTCTGTGCATGTTCATGCATGTAAGTGTgtatctattattttttaaatagcaaCCAATCTAAGATAAGCCACATTATATCTTACCATGCCCGAGGAGATGCGCTAAATAATCTTCCGGTTTTTTTAAATAGTCTCGATGAAGACATGGCAGTGTCCATGTTAAGTCGAGGATATGTACATCTTTGACAGCCTGTAACCTATAGAGTTTACCAGATTTCCAGATAGGACCTTCTGCCTTAAACGCCAGCTTTATTTGAGGGCCTTTTTTGACATTACCAAACAATTCCTTGACCCAACTCTCAAGTACATCCAAAGACTCTGCAGCAACAATGTCATACTACCAATATCAGCAAAAAATAGAGAtcagtttaaataaatttctgaTCGATTCCCACTATGTGTTGCATTTGTATATTTAACATGCATCATTAAAATTAACATTAGGTAATATTTCTTCATAATGAAACAATTATCATCTGCACACACTAAAATAAGGAATTCATAAGTTCATTATAGCCAAGGAAATGCCAAGATGTgcctcaaaaaaatattttgattgcTAAGTTACACACACGCCCAATAGGATTTTGAACTTTCAACCTTGCCCTCCACTCAAAATTGTGAGATGAGGACATATCATATGACCCAGGGCTTATTGGCCAAGATG
This region includes:
- the LOC142607659 gene encoding nardilysin-like, translating into MASSACTFSSDDIVIKSPNDSRLYRLIELENGLQALLVHDPEIYPDGPPKSLENGHEVDEDLDEDEEEEDEDEEDDEEDDEEEEEEDEEEDDDDEEEEEEEDREVKGKGKKGASSQTKKAAAAMCVGMGSFSDPFEAQGLAHFLEHMLFMGSTEFPDENEYDSYLSKHGGSSNAYTESEHTCYHFEVKREFLKGALRRFSQFFVSPLVKSEAMEREVLAVDSEFNQVQQNDACRLQQLQCHTAAPGHPLKRFFWGNKKSLADAMERGINLREQILKLYRDYYHGGIMKLVVIGGESLDVLESWVKELFGNVKKGPQIKLAFKAEGPIWKSGKLYRLQAVKDVHILDLTWTLPCLHRDYLKKPEDYLAHLLGHEGRGSLHSILKSRGWITSLSAGVGDEGMHRSSIAYIFGMSMHLTDSGLEKIFDIIGFVYQYLKLLRQVAPQEWIFRELQDIGNMEFRFAEEQPQDDYAAELAENLHIYPAEHVIYGDYVHKIWDEEMVKYLLGFFTPENMRIDVISKSFMSQDSQNEPWFGSRYAEEDISPSLMELWRDPPEIDFLLHLPSKNEFIPCDFSVRAYSTCNGPVNELTPRCILDEPLMKFWYKLDRTFKLPRANTYFRINLKGGYDNVKNYLLTELFIHLLKDEMNEIVYQASVAKLETTVSLFSDKLELKVYGFNDKLPVLLSKVLAVAKSFLPTDDRFEVIKEDMKRTLRNTNMKPLSHSSHLRLQVLCKSFYDVDEKLCFLNDLYLADLEAFIPELRSQLYIEGLCHGNLLEEEAISISHIFKTNFSVPPLPIEMRHQEHIIDLPSGANLVRDVGVKNKLEKNSVVELYFQIEQEIGMESIKLKALLDLFDEIVEEPLFNQLRTKEQLGYVVECSPRVTYRVFGYCFVVQSSEYSPIYLQGRVENFINSLEELLDGLDEDSFENYKSGLLAKLLEKDPSLTYESNRFWNQIGDKRYIFDFSKKEAEELSGIHKIDVINWYKMYLQQSSPKCRRLAVRVWGCNTDMKDDETQNKSLQVIKDVTTFKMSSKFYPSIC